The following proteins come from a genomic window of Emys orbicularis isolate rEmyOrb1 chromosome 9, rEmyOrb1.hap1, whole genome shotgun sequence:
- the LOC135884085 gene encoding cis-aconitate decarboxylase-like, with the protein MVYSTLQSRNLADPCLFLPIPTVLERTAAEETVTSSFASFIHGVQPEHLSEVVRHRSKRMILDSIGVGLVGSTTRVFNIALRYCQLYASNAVSSVYGRKGLKLSPTLAAFTNGIAAHSMDFDDTWHPATHPSGAVLPALLAASQMLPPSSKSNGLDFLLAFNVGIEVQGRLMRFSTEAHNIPKRFHPPSVVGTMGSAAATAKLLSLNVTQCAHALAIAASLAGAPMANAATQAKPLHIGNATRLGLEAALLAARGMEASPLILDDIPGCSGFSAFYGDYRPKPLPLPASSHEFLLEKQDVAFKRFPAHLGMHWIVDAAASVRNLLINYSGSFSPSLIRAILLRIPVSKYINRPFPESEHQARHSFQFNACTALLDGEVGLNSFTDGCIHRQELTELLAKVVVEHPEDNIANFDKMYGEVALVLENGDVLTGRCDTFYGHWRKPLSRESLLKKFRSNASHVLPEDKVNSIITTVENLENLPDSSQLASSL; encoded by the exons ATGGTCTACTCAACTTTACAG TCCCGCAACTTGGCTGATCCTTGCCTCTTTCTACCTATCCCCACAGTGCTGGAGaggactgctgcagaggagactGTGACCAGCAGCTTTGCATCCTTCATCCATGGAGTCCAGCCAGAGCACCTGTCTGAAGTTGTTCGTCACCGGAGCAAGAGGATGATCCTTGACAGCATTGGGGTTGGCCTTGTGGGCAGCACGACTCGTGTGTTCAATATCGCCCTGCGGTATTGTCAG CTGTATGCGTCAAATGCCGTTAGCTCTGTCTATGGCAGGAAAGGGTTAAAGCTGTCCCCTACACTGGCTGCCTTCACAAATGGAATTGCG GCTCACTCTATggactttgatgacacctggcacCCTGCCACTCACCCCTCAGGGGCTGTACTGCCCGCTCTTCTGGCAGCTTCACAGATGCTACCTCCAAGCTCCAAATCCAATGGCCTGGACTTCTTGCTAGCATTTAATGTGGGCATTGAGGTGCAAGGAAGGCTCATGCGTTTCTCCACGGAGGCTCACAATATTCCTAAGAG GTTCCATCCTCCCTCTGTGGTGGGCACCATGGGCAGCGCAGCTGCCACAGCAAAGCTTCTTTCTCTGAATGTGACCCAATGCGCCCATGCCTTAGCAATTGCTGCCTCCCTGGCAGGGGCACCGATGGCAAATGCAGCCACCCAAGCCAAGCCCCTGCATATTGGCAATGCCACCCGCCTGGGGTTGGAAGCGGCGCTTCTGGCTGCCCGGGGAATGGAGGCCAGCCCCCTCATTCTGGATGACATCCCCGGGTGCTCTGGATTCAGTGCGTTCTACGGCGACTATCGGCCCAAACCGCTGCCCCTGCCAGCAAGCAGCCACGAGTTCCTCTTGGAGAAGCAAGATGTCGCTTTCAAACGTTTCCCAGCCCACCTAGGGATGCACTGGATTGTGGATGCTGCCGCATCAGTCAGGAACCTGCTCATCAACTATTCcggctccttctctccctctctgatcCGTGCCATTCTGCTGAGGATCCCAGTGTCCAAGTACATCAATAGGCCCTTCCCAGAGTCTGAGCACCAGGCTCGACACTCCTTCCAGTTCAATGCCTGCACTGCCCTGCTGGATGGCGAGGTGGGCCTCAACTCCTTCACTGATGGCTGCATCCATCGGCAGGAGCTGACAGAGCTGCTGGCCAAGGTGGTGGTAGAGCACCCTGAAGACAACATAGCCAACTTCGACAAGATGTATGGGGAGGTAGCACTGGTCCTGGAGAATGGAGATGTGCTGACAGGCAGATGTGACACTTTCTATGGGCACTGGAGGAAACCCCTAAGCAGAGAATCGCTCCTGAAGAAATTCCGATCCAACGCGTCTCACGTGCTCCCAGAGGACAAGGTGAACAGCATCATCACGACAGTGGAAAACCTGGAGAACCTGCCAGACAGCTCCCAGCTGGCCTCCAGCCTGTAA